CTGGTGCCGGTGGAAATTGTCCGGCAGGTTGTTTCCAGGAAATTGGAAAAAGTTCAGGGCGATCTGGTCTTGTTTGATGGGTTCCCGCGCTCCGTTGCACAAATCGATATCTTGTTTCAATTGCTTAAAGATCTGCATCTGCAACTCTGCGCGGTTATCGTGTTGAAACTGGATTCGCAGACCTCAGTAAACCGGCTCAGTGGTCGACGCATCTGTTCCCAATGCGGCACGCTTCACAATGTTTATACTGAGTCGGGGCTGCAGGAGGAAAGTTGTGACTCATGCGGAGGGAAGCTGATTCAACGGCAGGATGATCGACCGGAAATCGTGCGGGAGCGATTTGCAAGCTATGAACGCGAAACGATGCCGGTGGTTGAATTCTTCAAAAGGGAAATGCGAGACCTAACCTGGGAGCAACAGGCAGCGTTACCTCCGGAGGAAGTGGCGGAGCGCGTCTGGCATCGGTTGGAGGAGAATGTTCCGAGTCTTGGCAGAGAACAAGACAAGTGATCTTTTAACCGATCAAACCATTTAGAGGCATCATGACAGTTCGCTTGATCAATCTGGTATATGTCCAAGTCTCTGCGCATCTGGTTCAACTCCGATAATGACATCATTGCGAACAATCACGCGCAAGAACGCATCCTTCCCACAATGCACACACTCCATGTAACCCTCACAATTAACCGTGCCGTGTTCTGGTCTGCCGCCGTTTTGTGGTTGCTTGCCAGGTTGCCA
This genomic window from Pedosphaera parvula Ellin514 contains:
- a CDS encoding adenylate kinase family protein; its protein translation is MNESKCAAVLLGPPGGGKTTLARTLAARNRITVVEVGNLLASEVRLDTPLGRQIKPYQAAGELVPVEIVRQVVSRKLEKVQGDLVLFDGFPRSVAQIDILFQLLKDLHLQLCAVIVLKLDSQTSVNRLSGRRICSQCGTLHNVYTESGLQEESCDSCGGKLIQRQDDRPEIVRERFASYERETMPVVEFFKREMRDLTWEQQAALPPEEVAERVWHRLEENVPSLGREQDK